A single region of the Agromyces sp. Leaf222 genome encodes:
- a CDS encoding Glu/Leu/Phe/Val dehydrogenase family protein translates to MTITHAPANPFTARATAASLPLEAPDHERVLISHGRRSGLSIIVAVHSTRLGQALGGARLWRYASWTDGLADALRLSQAMTMKNAAAGLARGGGKAVIVIPEGAALDGRAIHDAMLDLGDAVESLGGAYMTAEDVGTSAELMAVVAERTAHVCGLPPEQGGVGEPADATAAGVHASILATLEHVFGSRELTGRHLVISGLGQVGGRLARSLAAGGAELTVTDVAHDKRALADELGASWVDPADAHLVEADVFVPCGLGGVLTPEVVRELHVRAVVGAANNQLASREVAGLLTERGIVWAPDFVVNAGGVIYLDVASREDADAAALDARIAAIGDTVASVLRSADEHGITTLAAADRLAHARLDAAN, encoded by the coding sequence ATGACGATCACCCACGCCCCCGCCAACCCGTTCACGGCCCGGGCCACCGCCGCATCCCTCCCGCTCGAAGCCCCCGATCACGAGCGCGTGCTCATCTCGCACGGTCGCCGATCCGGGCTCTCGATCATCGTGGCCGTGCACTCGACGCGGCTCGGCCAGGCCCTCGGCGGCGCCCGGCTCTGGCGCTACGCCAGCTGGACCGACGGCCTCGCCGACGCGCTGCGCCTCTCGCAGGCGATGACGATGAAGAACGCCGCTGCCGGACTCGCGCGCGGCGGCGGAAAGGCCGTCATCGTGATCCCCGAGGGCGCGGCCCTCGACGGCCGGGCGATCCACGACGCGATGCTCGACCTCGGCGATGCCGTGGAGTCGCTGGGCGGCGCGTACATGACCGCAGAAGACGTCGGCACGAGCGCCGAGCTGATGGCCGTCGTCGCCGAGCGCACCGCGCACGTCTGCGGCCTCCCGCCCGAGCAGGGCGGTGTCGGCGAGCCCGCCGACGCGACCGCCGCCGGCGTGCACGCGTCGATCCTCGCGACGCTCGAGCACGTGTTCGGCTCCCGCGAACTCACCGGCCGGCACCTCGTGATCTCGGGCCTCGGCCAGGTCGGCGGCCGGCTCGCCCGTTCGCTCGCCGCCGGCGGCGCCGAGCTGACGGTGACCGATGTCGCGCACGACAAGCGCGCGCTGGCCGACGAACTCGGCGCGTCCTGGGTCGACCCCGCCGACGCCCATCTCGTCGAGGCCGACGTGTTCGTGCCGTGCGGTCTCGGCGGCGTGCTGACGCCCGAGGTGGTGCGTGAGCTGCACGTGCGCGCCGTCGTCGGCGCCGCGAACAACCAGCTCGCGTCCCGCGAGGTGGCCGGCCTGCTCACCGAGCGCGGCATCGTCTGGGCGCCCGACTTCGTCGTGAACGCCGGCGGCGTCATCTACCTCGATGTCGCGAGCCGCGAGGACGCCGATGCCGCGGCGCTCGACGCGCGCATCGCCGCGATCGGCGACACCGTGGCATCCGTGCTGCGATCGGCCGACGAGCACGGCATCACGACCCTCGCCGCCGCCGACCGGCTGGCGCACGCACGTCTCGACGCGGCGAACTGA
- a CDS encoding ABC transporter ATP-binding protein codes for MNTVADTLTDPHILCNDLVRIFTADGVEVQALQGLNLRVGAGEMVAVVGASGSGKSTLLTILSGLDTASAGSASVAGHDLLAMRSRERVEYRRRTVGFVWQQASRNLLPYLTAAENIALAMNVARTVRGAARASRIDDLLDLLQVGEFRDRRPAELSGGQQQRVAIAVALANSPLVLLADEPTGELDEATSASVLEAMRSVNEELGVTTLIVTHDPTVSGHVRRTVQIRDGRTSTEVLRSTRLDEHGGEEHVAEEFAVVDRVGRLQLPQEFVQRLDLRDRVRLALEPDHVGVWPGTGTGTGTGSGAADAPGGTVSETDAATSAPTDAAADAADAATDSDDRPTTEEQR; via the coding sequence ATGAACACCGTGGCAGACACGCTGACCGACCCGCACATCCTGTGCAACGACCTGGTTCGCATCTTCACGGCCGACGGGGTCGAGGTGCAGGCGCTGCAGGGTCTGAACCTGCGCGTCGGCGCGGGCGAGATGGTGGCCGTGGTCGGCGCCTCCGGGTCTGGCAAGTCGACGCTGCTCACGATCCTCTCCGGCCTCGACACCGCCTCGGCCGGAAGCGCGAGCGTGGCCGGCCATGATCTGCTCGCGATGCGGTCGCGCGAACGCGTCGAGTACCGACGCCGAACCGTCGGGTTCGTCTGGCAGCAGGCCTCGCGCAACCTGCTCCCGTACCTCACGGCCGCCGAGAACATCGCGCTCGCGATGAACGTGGCACGCACGGTGCGGGGCGCCGCGCGGGCTTCGCGCATCGACGACCTGCTCGACCTGCTCCAGGTCGGCGAGTTCCGCGACCGTCGGCCCGCGGAGCTCTCGGGCGGGCAGCAGCAGCGGGTCGCGATCGCCGTCGCCCTCGCGAACTCGCCGCTCGTGCTCCTCGCCGACGAACCCACCGGCGAGCTCGACGAAGCGACCTCCGCGAGCGTACTCGAGGCCATGCGCAGCGTCAACGAGGAGCTCGGCGTGACCACGCTCATCGTCACCCACGACCCGACCGTGTCCGGCCATGTGCGGCGCACGGTGCAGATCCGCGACGGCCGCACGTCCACCGAGGTGCTGCGCTCGACCAGGCTCGACGAGCACGGGGGCGAGGAGCACGTCGCCGAGGAGTTCGCCGTCGTCGACCGGGTGGGCCGCCTGCAGCTCCCGCAGGAGTTCGTGCAACGGCTCGACCTGCGTGACCGCGTGCGCCTCGCGCTCGAGCCCGATCACGTGGGCGTCTGGCCCGGCACCGGCACCGGCACCGGCACCGGCAGCGGCGCTGCGGATGCGCCGGGCGGCACCGTTTCCGAGACGGATGCCGCGACCAGCGCACCGACCGATGCGGCCGCTGATGCCGCGGATGCCGCGACCGACTCCGATGACCGCCCCACGACCGAGGAGCAGCGATGA
- the ddaH gene encoding dimethylargininase: MTSPAATPATPARFRAEPTLGRRVLAVFVASAAVAALAGAVAVVAFFIGNGQSPQAFGQISGHFALMAFITWALLSVGNAAGATRAWFLTLITGFASACLAALVGTTVTAASIGIPFSGPLFLFVVGSLVSLNLLFILAVVAGEMFLAPRVLRGILDYAPQRAPRRLALVRIPATNLDEGLLTHLERRPVDHALADDQWDNYCAALVAEGWETVEVDAAPDLADSVFVEDAVVMFGDLAVITRPGAESRRPETEAVERAVRAIPGVTVASILAPGTLDGGDVLKVGSTVYVGASARTDAEGIRQLRALLAPHGYEVVAVPLTKALHLKSAVTALPDGTVIGDPERVDVPSLFPRFLPVHEPEGVAVVALSDESLLMSSAAPQTAAMLSNLGYRVVTVDISEFEKLEGCVTCLSVRVR, from the coding sequence ATGACGTCCCCCGCCGCCACGCCCGCCACCCCTGCCCGGTTCAGGGCCGAGCCGACACTCGGGCGCCGCGTGCTCGCCGTCTTCGTCGCCTCGGCGGCGGTCGCGGCACTCGCCGGGGCCGTGGCCGTGGTCGCGTTCTTCATCGGCAACGGGCAGTCGCCGCAGGCGTTCGGGCAGATCTCCGGCCACTTCGCGCTCATGGCGTTCATCACGTGGGCGCTGCTCTCGGTCGGCAACGCCGCCGGGGCGACGCGCGCGTGGTTCCTCACGCTCATCACGGGGTTCGCGTCGGCCTGCCTCGCCGCGCTCGTCGGCACCACGGTCACCGCGGCCTCCATCGGCATCCCGTTCTCCGGGCCGCTCTTCCTCTTCGTCGTCGGCTCGCTCGTGAGCCTCAACCTCCTGTTCATCCTCGCCGTGGTCGCCGGCGAGATGTTCCTCGCGCCCCGCGTGCTGCGCGGCATCCTCGACTACGCGCCGCAGCGCGCGCCCCGCCGCCTGGCGCTCGTGCGCATCCCCGCGACGAACCTCGACGAGGGCCTGCTCACGCACCTCGAACGCCGCCCGGTCGACCACGCGCTGGCCGACGACCAGTGGGACAACTACTGCGCCGCGCTCGTCGCCGAGGGCTGGGAGACCGTCGAGGTCGACGCCGCGCCCGACCTGGCCGACTCGGTGTTCGTCGAGGACGCGGTCGTCATGTTCGGCGACCTGGCCGTGATCACCCGCCCCGGCGCCGAGTCGCGGCGGCCCGAGACCGAGGCCGTCGAACGCGCGGTGCGCGCGATCCCCGGCGTCACGGTCGCGAGCATCCTCGCGCCGGGCACCCTCGACGGCGGCGACGTGCTCAAGGTCGGCTCCACCGTCTACGTCGGCGCGAGCGCACGCACCGACGCCGAGGGCATCCGCCAGCTCCGGGCGCTGCTCGCCCCGCACGGCTACGAGGTCGTCGCGGTGCCGCTCACCAAGGCGCTGCACCTCAAGAGCGCCGTCACCGCGCTGCCAGACGGCACCGTCATCGGCGACCCCGAGCGGGTCGACGTGCCGAGCCTGTTCCCGCGGTTCCTCCCGGTGCACGAGCCGGAGGGCGTCGCCGTCGTCGCGCTCAGCGACGAGTCGCTCCTCATGTCGTCGGCGGCGCCGCAGACTGCCGCGATGCTGTCGAACCTCGGCTACCGCGTCGTCACGGTCGACATCAGCGAGTTCGAGAAGCTCGAGGGCTGCGTCACGTGCCTGTCGGTGCGGGTGCGCTGA
- a CDS encoding ABC transporter ATP-binding protein, producing the protein MTTLRAEHVSRDFATDAGVVHAVAEVSLEVRPGELVVVTGPSGAGKTTLLNLLGGLDRPTSGRVLLGDVDLSTLGDDDLAAMRRDRLGYVFQSFGLIPVLSASENVEVPLRLLRLAPGERDTRVAEALDAVGLGAHGAQRPYELSGGQQRRVGIARAIAARPPLLLADEPTGQLDSSTAATVMDLIGDLVHSRGVAAVVTTHDPTLARRADRVLELHDGRVRSFSAPAPTGT; encoded by the coding sequence ATGACCACGCTCAGAGCCGAGCACGTCAGCCGGGACTTCGCCACGGACGCCGGGGTCGTGCACGCCGTCGCCGAGGTCTCGCTCGAGGTGCGCCCCGGCGAGCTGGTCGTCGTCACCGGTCCGTCGGGCGCGGGCAAGACGACCCTGCTGAACCTGCTCGGCGGGCTCGATCGACCCACCTCGGGGCGCGTGCTGCTCGGCGATGTCGACCTGTCCACGCTCGGCGACGACGACCTCGCGGCCATGCGGCGCGACCGACTCGGGTACGTCTTCCAGTCGTTCGGGCTGATCCCCGTGCTCTCAGCCTCCGAGAACGTCGAGGTCCCGCTGCGGTTGCTCCGCCTGGCGCCGGGCGAGCGCGACACGCGCGTGGCCGAGGCGCTCGACGCCGTCGGGCTCGGCGCGCACGGCGCCCAGCGCCCCTACGAGCTCTCGGGCGGCCAGCAGCGCCGTGTCGGCATCGCCCGCGCGATCGCCGCGAGGCCACCGCTGCTGCTCGCCGACGAACCGACGGGTCAGCTCGACAGCAGCACGGCGGCCACCGTGATGGACCTCATCGGCGACCTGGTGCACTCGCGCGGGGTGGCCGCGGTCGTCACCACGCACGACCCCACGCTCGCGAGGCGAGCCGACCGCGTGCTCGAACTGCACGACGGCCGGGTGCGATCGTTCAGCGCACCCGCACCGACAGGCACGTGA
- the purN gene encoding phosphoribosylglycinamide formyltransferase: MLKLVVLISGTGSNLRSLLEASRDAEFPARVVAIGADRDADGLALGEEFGIPTFTVPFTAYPDRDAWGAELIEQVRLWEPDLVILSGLMRLVPPAVVDAFSPALINTHPAYLPEFPGAHGVRDALAAGVDQTGASLIVVDNSVDGGPIIAQERIPVLPGDTESSLHDRIKPVERRLMIQAVLDIANSHLDLKELAR, translated from the coding sequence GTGCTGAAGCTCGTCGTGCTCATCTCGGGCACCGGATCAAACCTGCGCTCACTCCTCGAAGCCTCGCGAGACGCCGAGTTCCCAGCTCGGGTCGTCGCGATCGGCGCCGACCGCGACGCCGACGGACTCGCGCTCGGCGAGGAGTTCGGCATCCCGACCTTCACGGTGCCGTTCACCGCATACCCCGACCGCGACGCGTGGGGCGCCGAGCTCATCGAGCAGGTGCGCCTCTGGGAGCCCGACCTCGTGATCCTCTCCGGGCTCATGCGGCTCGTGCCGCCCGCGGTGGTCGACGCGTTCTCACCGGCGCTCATCAACACGCATCCGGCCTACCTGCCCGAATTCCCGGGCGCGCACGGCGTGCGCGACGCGCTGGCCGCCGGCGTCGACCAGACGGGTGCGAGCCTCATCGTCGTCGACAACTCGGTCGACGGCGGCCCGATCATCGCGCAGGAGCGCATCCCGGTGCTGCCGGGAGACACCGAGTCGAGCCTGCACGACCGCATCAAGCCCGTCGAACGCCGCCTGATGATCCAGGCCGTGCTCGACATCGCCAACTCCCATCTCGACCTGAAGGAACTCGCCCGATGA
- a CDS encoding FtsX-like permease family protein, giving the protein MSARHPRRRRHRRSTLSSAGLLRRQLADAPGASIALALLVLIGAFLAVAVPRAATLLHTQAVHEQLADVPAAELDLTATSRDHPETGPATGPTELDDDVAAVWGATEDRLTAVVDDMPAELAAVMAPPRAVLTVGPIRAQVDGAGAGSPSYRIMPGFDPLMREDLELTSGTWPAPVDADVPSSAPIEIVLTDPVAERMEWPVDEARTIEVGGGEQRVVLSGTVAPVDAGAGVWTHVLPALAPSVVDNGISAPEITAVAFLDPASWPAFATADVPLTLTVWIPVEPTRITADTSADLQSQLGRFASDPHTVGSGTWLEEYGIVGDLSFSSSLRDELAIAATAAAAGDAVLATVASGPIGVMIAVLVLGGRTVFERRRQGLELIAARGASTGRLRGILALEGLAIGVPAAIVGGIGGALAVAADGGSVGIAVAAVFALTPAALLLASAPSLSPLRRARTDLGTTGGGRLRRLGELVVLLLAAAAVALLLRRGLASSAATVGVDPLLAAVPLLLSLVACIVVLRIYPVPLRRIVRSMAARPGLVGFLGSARALRDPSAGLVPVLAVVVGVSVAVFSSVLLGTIRSGVEAVASHRVGADASISGLPLTRVQLEAMRDVPGVDVTAPVYSTRSVSLSVDGRQRTTTLIVIDVAEMQAVQAGRADATPLPDSLAAPPGEAGVPVLVSGLVAAGTADAADVTIEGDPYLVEGVVDGTTAYSPRVNWMLMDQANAGPYTSTLVPRTVLVRFDAGADDDDVVSALAEIVGDGSTIETAERVADRLGSTTTVRGLVTALTAAIVLSSLLTAFAIVLTLVVGRPGRDRLLPLLATLGLDRRGRRALVAWEIGPVTAISLIVGAALGAVLPYVVLGGIDLSAFTGGDAQPEVAYDLWLITAVLAASVVVTVVASMLAASLGSRIDVARALRKEEEG; this is encoded by the coding sequence ATGAGCGCGCGGCATCCGCGACGTCGCCGGCACCGGCGCTCGACGCTCTCGTCGGCGGGCCTCCTCCGACGGCAGCTCGCCGACGCGCCGGGCGCGTCGATCGCGCTCGCCCTGCTCGTGCTCATCGGCGCATTCCTCGCGGTCGCGGTGCCCCGAGCCGCCACGTTGCTGCACACGCAGGCCGTGCACGAGCAACTCGCCGACGTGCCCGCCGCCGAACTGGATCTCACCGCGACGTCGAGAGACCACCCCGAAACGGGCCCGGCCACGGGCCCGACCGAGCTCGACGACGACGTCGCGGCCGTCTGGGGTGCGACCGAGGACCGCCTCACGGCCGTCGTCGACGACATGCCCGCCGAACTCGCGGCCGTCATGGCTCCACCTCGCGCCGTCCTCACCGTGGGGCCGATCCGCGCGCAGGTCGACGGCGCCGGTGCCGGATCGCCCTCGTATCGGATCATGCCCGGCTTCGACCCGCTCATGCGCGAGGACCTCGAACTCACGTCCGGCACCTGGCCCGCACCGGTGGATGCGGACGTGCCCTCCTCCGCTCCGATCGAGATCGTGCTGACGGACCCGGTGGCCGAGCGCATGGAGTGGCCGGTCGACGAAGCACGCACGATCGAGGTCGGGGGCGGCGAACAGCGCGTCGTCCTCTCCGGGACGGTCGCACCCGTCGACGCCGGCGCCGGCGTCTGGACCCACGTGCTCCCCGCCCTCGCCCCCTCCGTCGTCGACAACGGGATCTCCGCTCCCGAGATCACCGCGGTCGCGTTCCTCGACCCCGCCTCGTGGCCCGCATTCGCGACGGCGGACGTGCCGCTCACGCTGACCGTCTGGATCCCCGTCGAACCCACGCGCATCACCGCCGACACGTCCGCAGACCTGCAGAGCCAGCTCGGCCGGTTCGCCAGTGATCCGCACACGGTCGGGTCGGGCACCTGGCTCGAGGAGTACGGGATCGTCGGCGACCTGTCGTTCTCGAGCAGCCTGCGCGACGAGCTCGCGATCGCCGCGACCGCCGCCGCCGCGGGCGACGCCGTGCTCGCCACCGTCGCCTCCGGCCCGATCGGCGTGATGATCGCGGTGCTGGTCCTCGGCGGGCGGACCGTGTTCGAACGCCGCCGCCAGGGCCTCGAGCTCATCGCCGCCCGCGGCGCCTCGACCGGCCGGCTGCGCGGCATCCTCGCCCTCGAAGGGCTCGCGATCGGCGTGCCGGCGGCGATCGTCGGCGGCATCGGCGGAGCCCTCGCCGTCGCGGCCGACGGCGGCTCGGTCGGAATCGCCGTCGCTGCGGTCTTCGCCCTGACTCCGGCGGCGCTGCTGCTCGCCTCGGCTCCGTCGCTGAGCCCGCTCCGCCGCGCTCGCACCGACCTCGGCACGACGGGCGGCGGGCGCCTGCGCCGCCTCGGCGAACTCGTCGTGCTGCTCCTCGCCGCGGCCGCCGTCGCCCTGCTGCTCCGGCGCGGTCTCGCGAGCTCGGCAGCGACCGTCGGCGTCGACCCGCTGCTCGCGGCCGTTCCACTGCTGCTCTCCCTCGTGGCCTGCATCGTCGTGCTCCGCATCTACCCCGTCCCGCTCCGCCGAATCGTCAGGTCGATGGCCGCCAGGCCGGGCCTCGTCGGATTCCTCGGCTCGGCTCGCGCGCTCCGCGATCCCTCGGCCGGCCTCGTCCCCGTGCTCGCGGTCGTCGTCGGCGTGTCGGTCGCGGTGTTCTCCTCGGTGCTGCTCGGCACGATCCGCTCCGGCGTCGAGGCCGTCGCATCCCACCGCGTCGGGGCGGATGCCTCGATCTCGGGCCTTCCGCTCACGCGGGTGCAACTCGAGGCGATGCGCGACGTGCCGGGCGTCGACGTGACCGCCCCCGTCTATTCGACGCGCAGCGTCTCGCTCTCGGTCGACGGGCGCCAGCGCACGACGACCCTCATCGTGATCGACGTGGCCGAGATGCAGGCGGTGCAGGCCGGCCGAGCGGATGCCACGCCGCTCCCCGACTCGCTCGCCGCCCCGCCGGGCGAGGCAGGCGTTCCCGTGCTCGTCTCGGGCCTGGTCGCCGCCGGCACCGCCGACGCCGCCGACGTCACGATCGAGGGCGACCCGTACCTGGTCGAGGGCGTCGTCGACGGCACGACCGCCTACTCGCCCCGAGTGAACTGGATGCTCATGGACCAGGCGAACGCCGGCCCGTACACCTCCACGCTCGTGCCGCGCACGGTGCTCGTCCGCTTCGATGCGGGCGCCGACGACGACGACGTCGTGAGCGCCCTGGCCGAGATCGTCGGCGACGGCAGCACGATCGAGACCGCCGAGCGCGTCGCCGACCGGCTCGGCTCCACGACGACCGTGCGCGGGCTCGTCACGGCGCTCACCGCCGCCATCGTGCTCTCGAGCCTGCTGACCGCGTTCGCGATCGTGCTGACCCTCGTCGTCGGACGCCCCGGACGCGACCGCCTGCTGCCCCTGCTCGCCACGCTCGGGCTCGACCGCCGAGGGCGACGCGCGCTCGTCGCGTGGGAGATCGGCCCCGTGACGGCGATCTCGCTCATCGTCGGCGCGGCGCTGGGAGCCGTCCTGCCGTACGTCGTGCTCGGCGGCATCGACCTGAGCGCCTTCACCGGCGGCGACGCGCAGCCGGAGGTCGCCTACGATCTCTGGCTCATCACGGCCGTGCTCGCGGCATCCGTCGTCGTCACGGTCGTCGCGTCGATGCTGGCCGCATCGCTCGGGTCGCGCATCGACGTGGCACGCGCACTGCGCAAGGAGGAGGAAGGATGA
- the purH gene encoding bifunctional phosphoribosylaminoimidazolecarboxamide formyltransferase/IMP cyclohydrolase codes for MSGHTIDPSLYRPRDVVPVRRALIAVSDKRGLVELATSLVASGVELVSTGGTGKAIADAGLPVTQVAEVTGYPEHLDGRVRTLHPAVHSGLLADLRLEHHETQLAELDIKPYELVVVNLYPFAETVASGAGEAEVVEQIDIGGPAMVRASAKNHANVAVVVSPDRYDEIAAAVTAGGTTLAQRALLAREAFRHTASYDVAVASWIGSVVAPDQPAEESPFPAWVGGTWSKDADLRYGENSHQKAALFASNGGRPGIAQSVQLHGKEMSYNNYVDADAAVRAAFDFDEPAVAIIKHANPCGIAVASAGASDPIADAHARAHECDPVSAFGGVIAANRTVTLAMAETVSGIFTEVLIAPAVEAEALELLTKKKNIRLLTLPEGFEATTVELKQVSGGLLLQQADRHFAPASEWTLAAGEPADEATLADLEFAWRACRAVKSNAILLASGGASVGVGMGQVNRVDSCKLAVERAGERAAGSVAASDAFFPFADGLQILLDGGVRAVVQPGGSVRDEEVVAAAREAGVTMYFTGERHFFH; via the coding sequence ATGAGCGGACACACGATCGACCCGAGCCTCTACCGCCCCCGCGACGTCGTTCCCGTGCGTCGTGCGCTCATCGCGGTGAGCGACAAGCGCGGCCTCGTCGAGCTCGCGACCTCGCTCGTGGCATCGGGCGTCGAGCTCGTCTCGACGGGCGGCACTGGCAAGGCCATCGCCGACGCCGGCCTGCCGGTCACCCAGGTCGCCGAGGTCACGGGCTACCCCGAGCACCTCGACGGCCGCGTGCGCACGCTGCACCCCGCGGTGCACTCCGGCCTGCTCGCCGACCTCCGCCTCGAGCACCACGAGACCCAGCTCGCCGAGCTCGACATCAAGCCCTACGAGCTCGTCGTCGTCAACCTCTACCCGTTCGCCGAGACCGTCGCGTCGGGCGCCGGCGAGGCCGAGGTCGTCGAGCAGATCGACATCGGCGGGCCTGCCATGGTGCGCGCATCGGCGAAGAACCACGCGAACGTCGCCGTGGTCGTCTCGCCCGACCGCTACGACGAGATCGCGGCGGCCGTGACGGCCGGCGGCACCACGCTCGCCCAGCGCGCCCTCCTCGCACGCGAGGCGTTCCGCCACACCGCGTCGTACGACGTCGCCGTCGCCTCGTGGATCGGGTCCGTCGTCGCGCCCGACCAGCCGGCAGAGGAGTCGCCCTTCCCCGCATGGGTCGGCGGCACCTGGTCGAAGGACGCCGACCTCCGCTACGGCGAGAACTCGCACCAGAAGGCGGCGCTGTTCGCCTCGAACGGCGGCCGGCCCGGCATCGCCCAGTCCGTGCAGCTGCACGGCAAGGAGATGTCGTACAACAACTACGTCGACGCCGACGCCGCCGTGCGCGCCGCGTTCGACTTCGACGAGCCCGCCGTGGCGATCATCAAGCACGCGAACCCGTGCGGCATCGCCGTGGCGTCGGCCGGGGCATCCGACCCCATCGCCGACGCGCACGCCCGCGCGCACGAGTGCGACCCCGTGTCGGCCTTCGGCGGCGTGATCGCGGCCAACCGCACGGTCACGCTCGCCATGGCCGAGACCGTGTCGGGCATCTTCACCGAGGTGCTCATCGCGCCCGCCGTCGAGGCCGAGGCGCTCGAACTGCTCACGAAGAAGAAGAACATCCGCCTGCTCACGCTGCCGGAGGGCTTCGAGGCGACGACCGTCGAACTGAAGCAGGTCTCGGGCGGGCTCCTGCTTCAGCAGGCCGACCGACACTTCGCCCCGGCCTCCGAGTGGACCCTCGCCGCCGGCGAACCCGCCGACGAAGCCACGCTCGCCGACCTCGAGTTCGCCTGGCGCGCGTGCCGTGCCGTGAAGTCGAACGCGATCCTGCTCGCCTCGGGCGGCGCCTCGGTGGGCGTCGGCATGGGCCAGGTCAACCGCGTCGACTCGTGCAAGCTCGCCGTCGAGCGTGCCGGTGAGCGCGCCGCAGGCTCGGTCGCCGCGTCCGACGCGTTCTTCCCATTCGCCGACGGCCTGCAGATCCTCCTCGACGGCGGGGTGCGCGCGGTCGTGCAGCCCGGCGGGTCGGTGCGCGACGAAGAGGTCGTCGCGGCCGCTCGCGAGGCCGGCGTCACGATGTACTTCACGGGCGAGCGCCACTTCTTCCACTGA